TTCGCTGCCGCTACTGCTTCTATCGAGAGAACCCGGACACGCCCGCCGACCCGTCGGATCGCCGCATGAGCGACGCGATCCTGGAGAGGGTCATCTCCTCCTATCTCGCCACGGATCAACCGCGACACTCTTTTTGCTGGCAGGGGGGGGAGCCGACGCTGATGGGCGAGGCGTTTTTCCGGCGCGCGACGGAGCTGCAGGAACGTCACGCCCGTCCCGGCGCCGTGATCGAGAACAGCCTGCAGACGAACGCGGCCGGCGTCACCGACGGCCTCGCCCGCCACCTCGCCGAGCGGCGTTTTCTCGTCGGCGTCAGCATCGACGGTCCGGAGGATCTGCACGACCGCTACCGGGTCGACCGAGAGGGTCGGGGAACGCGCCGCGCCGTGTTGGCGGGGGTCGAGCGACTCCGCCGCGCCGGCGCCGAGCCGAACGCGCTCGCCCTCGTCACCCGGGACGGCGAGGGGCGCGCCGCCGAGATCTACCGCGAGCTCGGCCGTCTCGGCTTCCGCCACCACCAGTACATCCCCTGCGTCGAGACCGATCGCTCCGGCCGCCCGCTCCCCTGGTCCGTCACCGCGGAGGGATGGGGCGCTTTCCTCAGCGACCTCTTCGACGCCTGGCACGCCGCCGACACCCGCCGCGTTTCGATCCGCCTTTTCGATTCGATCCTGAACCGAATGGTGCTCGGCGTGGCGGACGTCTGCGCCATGGACCGCGCCTGCGGCGGTTACTTCGTGGTCGAAGCGAACGGCGACCTCTATCCCTGCGACTTTTTCGTGCGTGACGGCCTCCGCCTCGGCAACGCGACGCGCACGACCTGGGAGAAAGCGCTCTCCTCGCCCATCCGCCTCTCCTTCGCCGCGCGCAAAAGGGAATGGAACGAGGCGTGCGACCGTTGCGAATGGCTCGACCTCTGCGCCGGCGACTGCCTCAAGCATCGGCCCGGCGATTCCCGGGCGCTCAGCCTTCTCTGCGCCGGCTGGAAACGCTTTTTCCGCCACACGGAGGAACGTTTCCGCGGCCTCGCCTCCACGCTCCGCCGGGAAATGCACACCGACCGCTGAGCGATCCGCGCCCTCCGCGGGTAAGGAATCCGCTGCCCATCGCGGCGGCCGTGCTATAGTCGCGGTGAAGGCGGCGACGCCCCACGGACTCGCGCGACGCGGAGGAAACCGCTTTGAAGACCCCCGATTTCGACACCATCACACGCCGCCGCTTTCTGCTCGGCCTCCTCGGCGGCGCGGCGTCGGCGCTGACCTGGGGTTGCATTCCGGGCCGTTCCTCGAGCGCCGCGGGAAGACCGCCGAACATCGTGCTCGTCCTCGCCGACGACCTCGGCTACGGCGACCTCGGTTGCTACGGCCAGAAACGCTTCGAGACGCCCCGCGCGGACCGGATGGCGAAAGAAGGGGTCCGCTTCACCCAGTTCTACTCCGGCGCGCCGATCTGCGCCCCCTCCCGGACCTCCCTGCTCACCGGACGCCACGCCGGTCACATCTCGATCCGCACCAACGACGACCCGATCTTCCAGGAGACGGGCCCCACCTGCGCGGGCGTGCTGAGAGAACGGGGCTACGCCACCGGCGTTTTCGGCAAATGGGGATTGGGCGACGAGAACGGCGCCGGTGCGCCGGACCTCGCCGGCTTCGACGAATTCTTCGGTTACCTGGATCACCGCGCCGCCCATCGCCAGCGACCCGGATCGCTCTGGGAGAACCGG
This window of the Candidatus Eisenbacteria bacterium genome carries:
- a CDS encoding anaerobic sulfatase maturase: MTAFSLLLKPASADCDLRCRYCFYRENPDTPADPSDRRMSDAILERVISSYLATDQPRHSFCWQGGEPTLMGEAFFRRATELQERHARPGAVIENSLQTNAAGVTDGLARHLAERRFLVGVSIDGPEDLHDRYRVDREGRGTRRAVLAGVERLRRAGAEPNALALVTRDGEGRAAEIYRELGRLGFRHHQYIPCVETDRSGRPLPWSVTAEGWGAFLSDLFDAWHAADTRRVSIRLFDSILNRMVLGVADVCAMDRACGGYFVVEANGDLYPCDFFVRDGLRLGNATRTTWEKALSSPIRLSFAARKREWNEACDRCEWLDLCAGDCLKHRPGDSRALSLLCAGWKRFFRHTEERFRGLASTLRREMHTDR